In a single window of the Megalobrama amblycephala isolate DHTTF-2021 linkage group LG3, ASM1881202v1, whole genome shotgun sequence genome:
- the cldnd1a gene encoding claudin domain-containing protein 1a has translation MMVDNRHATALVIAGVLSVLASVYLSVSVGSPHWYRYTSPPVRAEPNATELRALQDEFLEGEFDEKTVSDALFRMNGTLGLWWRCVQTPTDAHWYREPDPKMVMECVSFTLSQQFTPKYKEPGNHNSGEDLIRTYLWRFQFFLPLVSLGLVVLGGLLGFCACLCGSLTPALFIGLIHLLAGLCSLATVCCFLAGMDLLHRVSVLPDRVDGTLGWSLYLALIASPLHMMAAALLMWAARSHSQSYDRMTVYRVA, from the exons ATGATGGTGGATAACCGGCACGCCACAGCTCTGGTCATCGCCGGTGTTTTAAGCGTCCTGGCGTCCGTGTATCTGTCGGTGTCGGTCGGCTCGCCGCACTGGTACCGGTACACGAGCCCGCCGGTCCGCGCCGAACCCAACGCCACGGAGCTGCGCGCGCTGCAAGACGAGTTTCTGGAGGGAGAGTTTGACGAGAAAACCGTGAGCGACGCGCTGTTCCGCATGAACGGGACGCTCGGACTGTGGTGGAGATGCGTTCAGACGCCCACGGACGCGCACTGGTACCGAGAACCCG atCCAAAGATGGTGATGGAGTGTGTGAGTTTTACTCTCTCGCAGCAATTCACACCGAAATACAAAGAGCCGGGAAATCACAACAGTGGAGAAGATCTGATAAGAACCT ATCTGTGGCGGTTCCAGTTCTTCCTGCCGCTGGTCTCTCTGGGTCTGGTGGTTCTGGGCGGTTTGCTCGGGTTCTGCGCGTGTCTGTGTGGCAGTCTGACGCCGGCGCTCTTCATCGGCCTCATTCATCTGctcgcag GCCTGTGCTCTCTGGCCACCGTCTGCTGTTTCCTGGCCGGAATGGACCTGCTGCACCGCGTGTCCGTGTTGCCCGATCGCGTGGACGGCACTCTGGGCTGGTCGCTGTATCTGGCGCTCATCGCGTCTCCTCTGCACATGATGGCCGCCGCGCTGCTGATGTGGGCGGCCCGCAGTCACAGCCAGAGCTACGACCGCATGACGGTGTACAGAGTCGCTTAA